From the Pelecanus crispus isolate bPelCri1 chromosome W, bPelCri1.pri, whole genome shotgun sequence genome, one window contains:
- the LOC142596414 gene encoding LOW QUALITY PROTEIN: adenosine 5'-monophosphoramidase HINT1-like (The sequence of the model RefSeq protein was modified relative to this genomic sequence to represent the inferred CDS: deleted 3 bases in 2 codons) → MRSTRADPPRGRGQAKTTDETANRDAGSAGGDLAAQWAPRRAWPSGGSAGAPTGVVVADEIIGARAARPGGAAAAVFGKIIGKALPANVIYEGEGEGEGERLALHDLSPQAPTLSLVMPKEPIIRLSEAEDSGEPLLGHLMIVGKKRAAHPGLTNGFRTVVDEGPEGGRSSVRRVHLRILGGRRLGWPPG, encoded by the exons ATGCg GTCGACGAGGGCGGACCCGCCAAGGGGGCGGGGACAAGCGAAAACGACAGACGAGACAGCCAATCGAGACGCGGGATCGGCCGGCGGCGATCTGGCGGCCCAATGGGCGCCGCGGAGGGCCTGGCCGAGTGGAGGAAGCGCGGGGGCGCCAACGGGCGTTGTCGTGGCTGACGAGATTATTGGGGcgcgggccgcccggcccggtggcgccgccgccgccgtcttCGGAAAGATCATCGGCAAGGCGCTT CCCGCCAACGTCATCTacgagggggagggggagggggagggggag CGCCTTGCGCTCCATGATCTTTCACCCCAAGCGCCGACGCTTTCCCTAGTCATGCCTAAGGAGCCGATTATCAGGTTATCTGAAGCAGAAGATTCCGGTGAACCT cttcttgggCATTTAATGATTGTTGGCAAGAAGCGTGCTGCTCACCCGGGCCTGACCAATGGATTCCGGACGGTCGTGGATGAAGGGCCCGAGGGTGGGCGGTCT TCTGTCCGTCGCGTACATCTACGTATTCTGGGTGGCCGTCGGTTGGGCTGGCCGCCTGGCTAA